In Pseudomonas sp. MYb327, one DNA window encodes the following:
- a CDS encoding Dyp-type peroxidase, protein MSHYQPGILATPVPLQARHMFFALESAAALPAALDQLMQLVDGKSAVVGFGESLVKALDGNIEGLRAFPALTGVGVDNPSTQHALWCWLHGVDRGELLNRSNAFEAALAPAFRLVQVTEGFRHRDGHDLTGYEDGTENPRDEAAAAAALVAEGAEGMVGGSFAAIQQWQHDLKGFHAMPSHETDDIMGRRLSDNEELDDAPISAHVKRTAQESFVPEAFIVRRSMPWIEGERAGLMFLAFGFSLDAFEVQLRRMSGLEDGITDGLYRISRPITGGYYWCPPLKDGHLDLRALRIGSTPL, encoded by the coding sequence ATGAGTCATTACCAGCCGGGCATCCTCGCCACCCCCGTTCCGCTTCAAGCCCGTCATATGTTCTTCGCCCTCGAGTCCGCCGCTGCGCTGCCGGCCGCGCTCGACCAATTGATGCAACTGGTGGATGGCAAGTCGGCTGTGGTTGGCTTCGGTGAATCCCTGGTCAAAGCTCTGGACGGCAATATAGAAGGGCTGCGGGCGTTCCCGGCGCTGACCGGCGTTGGCGTTGACAACCCGTCGACCCAACACGCGCTGTGGTGCTGGTTGCACGGCGTCGATCGTGGTGAATTACTCAATCGCAGCAACGCTTTTGAAGCGGCATTGGCGCCGGCCTTTCGTTTGGTGCAGGTCACAGAAGGCTTCCGCCACCGCGACGGCCACGACCTGACCGGCTACGAAGACGGCACCGAAAACCCGCGCGACGAAGCCGCTGCAGCGGCCGCACTGGTGGCTGAAGGCGCTGAGGGCATGGTCGGCGGCAGCTTCGCCGCGATCCAGCAATGGCAGCATGACCTCAAGGGTTTCCACGCCATGCCATCCCATGAAACCGACGACATTATGGGTCGTCGCCTGAGCGACAACGAAGAGCTCGATGACGCGCCAATCTCTGCCCACGTCAAGCGCACCGCTCAGGAAAGCTTCGTGCCCGAGGCGTTCATCGTCCGTCGTTCGATGCCGTGGATCGAAGGCGAACGCGCTGGCCTGATGTTCCTCGCGTTCGGTTTCTCCCTCGATGCTTTTGAAGTCCAGTTGCGACGCATGAGTGGTCTGGAAGACGGCATCACCGACGGTTTGTACCGCATCAGCCGGCCGATCACCGGTGGTTACTACTGGTGCCCGCCACTCAAAGATGGTCATCTCGACCTGCGCGCTCTGCGCATCGGCAGCACTCCCTTGTAG
- a CDS encoding Bax inhibitor-1/YccA family protein, translating to MREQDYAVNNSVQAEQLEVSRVLRNTYGLLALTLAFSGVMAFVAQQMRVGYPNIFVVLIGFYGLFFLTNKLRDSAWGLVSAFALTGFMGFLLGPILNRYLGMQGGAEVVSSAFAMTALVFGGLSAYVLITRKDMSFLGGFITAGFFVLLGATLASFFFQISGLQLAISAGFVLFSSVCILFQTSAIIHGGERNYIMATISLYVSIYNLFVSLLQLFGIMSRDD from the coding sequence ATGCGCGAACAGGATTACGCAGTTAATAACAGCGTGCAGGCTGAGCAGCTAGAGGTTAGCCGCGTCCTGCGCAACACATACGGGTTGCTCGCCCTGACCCTCGCATTCAGCGGTGTGATGGCCTTCGTTGCCCAGCAGATGCGTGTTGGCTACCCGAACATTTTCGTGGTGCTGATCGGCTTCTACGGCCTTTTCTTCCTTACCAACAAACTTCGCGATTCCGCCTGGGGCCTGGTGTCGGCATTTGCCCTGACCGGTTTCATGGGTTTCCTGCTCGGCCCGATCCTTAACCGTTACCTGGGCATGCAGGGCGGCGCTGAAGTGGTCAGCTCGGCTTTTGCTATGACGGCTTTGGTGTTTGGCGGTTTGTCGGCCTATGTGCTGATCACCCGTAAGGACATGAGCTTCCTCGGCGGTTTCATCACTGCAGGCTTCTTCGTGCTGCTGGGTGCGACGCTGGCCAGCTTCTTCTTCCAGATCAGCGGCCTGCAACTGGCGATCAGCGCCGGTTTTGTACTGTTCTCCTCGGTCTGCATTCTGTTTCAGACCAGCGCCATTATTCACGGCGGCGAGCGCAACTACATCATGGCGACCATCAGCCTGTATGTATCGATCTACAACCTGTTCGTCAGCTTGTTGCAGCTGTTCGGCATCATGAGCCGCGATGATTGA
- a CDS encoding FUSC family protein yields the protein MVRRLLRPLLDPYRRYRHAKVIHAVRVSLGLLASILLTTGIHLPHGEWASVTMLVVIGGLQHHGNIGKKAGERAIGTLVGAAIGLVLVVQQAWLGMPWLTYFAMAVICGFFSYHAIGKGGYTALLAGITVFIVAGHGDNPVSDGLWRGVDILIGIALALAFSFALPLYAVYSWRYNLADALRDCATVYGRIISGHPVTADEHLKLMGRLNNVMVQLRSLMPSVSKEVKISMTELDAIQRHLRLCVSTLEILGNIRPDSSDPEAMAHLQAELKAEHRLIRVQLIGMARALKTGSFQRLNRPMELPDSALDAPIYNPLDGYRLLIRQLAINIGEMRQRLAKTAPHWNI from the coding sequence CTGGTGCGCCGGCTGCTTCGTCCGTTGCTGGACCCGTACCGGCGCTATCGCCACGCCAAAGTGATCCATGCCGTACGGGTATCCCTCGGACTGCTCGCCTCTATTCTGCTGACCACCGGCATCCATCTGCCCCACGGAGAGTGGGCGTCGGTGACAATGCTGGTGGTCATTGGCGGTTTGCAGCATCACGGCAATATCGGCAAAAAAGCTGGAGAGCGTGCCATTGGCACCTTGGTCGGGGCCGCTATCGGGCTGGTGTTGGTGGTGCAACAGGCCTGGCTCGGGATGCCCTGGCTAACCTATTTCGCCATGGCAGTGATTTGCGGATTTTTCTCGTACCACGCCATCGGCAAGGGTGGTTATACAGCGCTGCTGGCCGGCATTACCGTGTTCATCGTCGCGGGGCATGGTGACAATCCGGTCTCCGACGGATTATGGCGCGGGGTCGATATCCTGATCGGCATTGCCTTGGCCCTGGCGTTTTCCTTCGCCCTGCCGCTTTACGCAGTTTATTCCTGGCGCTACAACCTGGCCGATGCCTTGCGTGATTGCGCGACGGTGTATGGACGGATCATCAGCGGCCACCCCGTGACGGCTGACGAACACCTCAAGCTCATGGGACGGCTGAATAACGTGATGGTGCAGCTACGCTCGCTGATGCCGTCGGTGTCCAAGGAAGTGAAGATTTCCATGACCGAACTGGATGCCATTCAGCGTCACTTGCGGCTGTGCGTCAGCACGCTGGAGATTCTTGGCAACATCCGACCCGATTCCAGTGATCCCGAGGCCATGGCGCATCTGCAAGCAGAATTGAAAGCGGAACATCGGCTGATTCGGGTGCAGTTGATTGGTATGGCCCGGGCGCTGAAGACCGGTTCGTTCCAGCGACTTAATCGCCCCATGGAATTGCCGGACTCTGCACTTGACGCACCGATCTACAACCCGCTGGACGGCTACCGACTGTTGATCCGCCAACTGGCCATCAACATCGGCGAGATGCGTCAGCGATTGGCCAAGACTGCGCCACACTGGAACATCTGA
- a CDS encoding CoA-acylating methylmalonate-semialdehyde dehydrogenase, producing MSNQPADIAHFIQGRVTPGNSGRAQNVTNPATGSVIGKVALANVSEVDAAVQSAAAAFPAWSATPPLRRARILFKFLALLNEHRDTLARMITNEHGKVFTDAQGEVTRGIEVVEFACGIPQLLKGDYTEQVSTNIDNWTMRQALGVVAGITPFNFPVMVPMWMFPVAIACGNTFVLKPSPIDPSPSLLIAELFKEAGLPDGVFNVVQGDKEAVDALLDHPEVKAVSFVGSTPIANYIYETGARHGKRVQALGGAKNHMVVMPDADIDQVVDALIGAAFGSAGERCMAISVAVFVGDVADKVMPKLVERTRTLKILEGMNLAAEMGPIVSSAALQRITGYIEQGIAEGAAMLVDGRGFDGSQAGDDCAEGFWLGGTVFDHVTPEMKIYKEEIFGPVLACMRVKDFAEAVDLVNSHEFGNGTACYTRDGHIAREFASRIQVGMVGINVPIPVPMAWHGFGGWKRSLFGDMHAYGEEGVRFYTKQKSIMQRWPNSIAKGAEFAMPTSK from the coding sequence ATGAGCAACCAGCCAGCAGACATCGCACACTTCATTCAAGGCCGCGTGACGCCAGGCAACTCCGGTCGCGCACAAAACGTCACCAACCCCGCGACCGGTTCCGTGATCGGCAAAGTGGCGTTGGCCAATGTCTCTGAAGTCGACGCCGCTGTGCAGTCGGCCGCCGCCGCTTTCCCGGCCTGGTCGGCCACGCCGCCACTGCGCCGCGCGCGCATTCTGTTCAAGTTCCTGGCGCTGCTCAACGAGCACCGCGATACGCTGGCGCGGATGATCACCAACGAGCACGGCAAGGTGTTTACCGATGCTCAGGGTGAAGTGACTCGTGGCATAGAAGTGGTCGAATTCGCCTGCGGCATCCCGCAACTGCTCAAGGGTGATTACACCGAGCAGGTCTCGACCAATATCGACAACTGGACCATGCGTCAGGCACTGGGCGTCGTGGCCGGCATCACGCCGTTCAACTTCCCGGTGATGGTGCCGATGTGGATGTTCCCGGTGGCTATCGCTTGCGGCAACACCTTCGTGCTTAAACCGAGCCCGATCGATCCTTCGCCGTCGCTGCTGATCGCCGAGTTGTTCAAGGAGGCCGGGCTGCCGGATGGCGTGTTCAACGTCGTGCAGGGCGATAAAGAAGCCGTGGATGCGCTGCTCGATCATCCGGAGGTCAAAGCGGTGAGCTTCGTCGGCTCGACGCCGATTGCCAACTACATCTACGAGACCGGTGCCCGCCACGGCAAGCGTGTGCAAGCGTTGGGCGGGGCGAAGAACCACATGGTGGTGATGCCCGACGCCGACATCGACCAAGTGGTCGATGCCTTGATCGGCGCCGCTTTCGGCTCTGCCGGCGAGCGCTGCATGGCAATTTCGGTGGCGGTGTTCGTAGGGGATGTCGCCGATAAAGTCATGCCAAAACTGGTGGAACGCACCCGAACCCTGAAAATCCTTGAAGGGATGAACCTGGCCGCCGAAATGGGCCCGATTGTTTCGTCCGCGGCTTTGCAACGCATCACCGGCTACATCGAACAGGGCATTGCCGAAGGTGCCGCAATGCTGGTCGACGGTCGCGGCTTTGACGGCTCACAGGCCGGCGACGATTGTGCCGAAGGTTTCTGGCTTGGAGGCACGGTGTTCGACCATGTCACCCCTGAAATGAAAATCTATAAAGAAGAAATCTTCGGCCCGGTGCTGGCATGCATGCGTGTGAAGGATTTTGCCGAGGCGGTGGATCTGGTCAATTCACACGAATTTGGCAACGGCACCGCGTGCTATACCCGCGACGGCCACATCGCCCGTGAATTCGCCAGCCGCATCCAGGTTGGCATGGTCGGCATCAACGTGCCGATTCCGGTACCGATGGCGTGGCATGGTTTTGGTGGTTGGAAGCGTTCGCTGTTCGGCGATATGCACGCTTACGGCGAGGAGGGCGTGCGCTTCTACACCAAGCAGAAGTCGATCATGCAGCGCTGGCCGAACAGCATCGCCAAAGGTGCCGAGTTCGCCATGCCGACCTCGAAGTAA
- a CDS encoding GntR family transcriptional regulator has protein sequence MTDNVLSLSSVPLHTQLRDVLRARILDGEYPQDSQMPSESELGALFKVSRITVRQALGDLQKEGLIFKIHGKGTFVAKPKTFQNVSTLQGLAESMTGRGYEVINRLRSFKFIAADKLVAERLQVAEGETVAQIKRVRLINREPISLEITYLPKVIGERLEKADLVTRDIFLILENDCGLALGHADLAIDAVLADSDLTQALNVEPGSPIMRIERLTHDAEGRPVDFEHLYYRGDAFQYRLRIDRQKGAQA, from the coding sequence ATGACCGATAACGTTCTATCTCTCAGTAGCGTTCCGCTTCACACCCAACTGCGGGACGTTCTGCGTGCGCGCATTCTCGACGGAGAATACCCGCAAGACAGCCAGATGCCTTCCGAAAGCGAGCTCGGCGCGCTGTTCAAAGTCAGCCGCATCACCGTGCGCCAGGCCCTCGGTGATCTGCAAAAGGAAGGGTTGATCTTCAAGATCCACGGCAAAGGCACTTTCGTCGCCAAGCCGAAAACCTTCCAGAACGTCAGCACCCTGCAAGGCCTGGCCGAGTCCATGACCGGTCGCGGCTATGAGGTGATCAACCGCCTGCGCAGCTTCAAATTCATTGCCGCCGACAAACTGGTTGCCGAACGTCTGCAGGTCGCCGAAGGCGAGACCGTGGCGCAGATCAAGCGGGTTCGCCTGATCAACCGCGAGCCGATTTCGCTGGAAATCACCTATCTGCCCAAAGTCATTGGCGAACGTCTGGAGAAGGCTGATCTGGTCACCCGCGACATTTTCCTGATCCTCGAAAACGACTGCGGCCTGGCTCTCGGCCACGCCGACCTGGCCATCGATGCGGTGCTGGCCGACAGCGACCTGACCCAGGCGCTGAACGTCGAACCCGGCTCGCCGATCATGCGCATCGAGCGCCTGACCCACGATGCTGAAGGGCGGCCCGTGGACTTCGAGCACCTTTATTACCGTGGCGATGCGTTCCAGTACCGCCTGCGGATCGACCGGCAAAAAGGGGCGCAGGCATGA
- a CDS encoding Lrp/AsnC family transcriptional regulator — protein sequence MTDDIDQLLIAALMEDSRRSLKALAQISGLSSPSVAERLRRLEERGVLKGYTVEIDAKCFGYQLQAIVRIRPLPGQLQEVERQIQAIPEFTECDKVTGDDCFIARLHVRSMEQLDTLLDRLNSHAETNTAIVKKTPVKRRLPPMA from the coding sequence ATGACCGATGACATCGACCAACTGCTGATCGCGGCCTTGATGGAAGACTCCCGACGTTCGCTCAAGGCCCTGGCGCAAATCAGCGGCCTGTCGTCGCCCAGCGTTGCTGAACGATTGCGGCGTCTCGAAGAACGTGGCGTGCTCAAGGGCTACACCGTCGAGATTGATGCAAAGTGCTTTGGCTATCAGCTCCAGGCGATCGTGCGCATCCGCCCGCTGCCGGGCCAGTTGCAGGAAGTCGAACGGCAAATCCAGGCCATCCCGGAATTCACCGAATGCGACAAGGTCACCGGCGACGACTGCTTCATCGCGCGCCTGCATGTACGCTCGATGGAGCAGTTGGACACCCTGCTGGACCGTCTCAACAGCCACGCCGAAACCAATACGGCAATCGTCAAGAAAACCCCGGTCAAACGGCGTTTGCCGCCGATGGCTTAG
- a CDS encoding nitronate monooxygenase: MSTPLLSLLNIELPIIQSPMVGVSTPKLAAAVSNAGGLGSIGIGASTVEQARNMLRETAALTDKPFNVNLFCHRPAVQDHARESQWLTVLAPFFAEFDAAAPTSLREIYTSFVEDEDMLQMLLEEKPAVVSFHFGLPPQPAVDALKDAGIVLLCCVTNLAEAQQAESAGVHALVAQGFEAGGHRGVFDPQQDSELGTLALVRMLVDACPLPVIAAGGIMDGAGIKAVMQLGASAAQLGTAFILCPESSANVAYREALKGPRAHQTSVTSVISGRPARGMVNRNFTSLQADTTALPDYPIAYDANKALNAAAAAKANTAFAVQWAGQGAPLAREMPAAALVNLLVAQMKS, encoded by the coding sequence ATGTCCACTCCATTGTTATCCCTTTTGAACATTGAATTGCCGATCATTCAGTCACCGATGGTGGGCGTCTCCACGCCCAAACTGGCGGCTGCGGTATCCAATGCTGGCGGGCTCGGGTCGATAGGGATCGGGGCGAGCACGGTCGAGCAGGCGCGCAACATGCTGCGAGAAACCGCTGCGCTGACGGACAAGCCGTTCAATGTGAATCTGTTCTGCCACCGACCCGCGGTGCAAGACCACGCGCGCGAGTCACAGTGGTTGACGGTGCTTGCTCCGTTTTTTGCCGAGTTCGATGCCGCTGCGCCGACATCGCTACGTGAGATTTACACCTCGTTCGTTGAAGACGAGGACATGCTGCAAATGCTGCTGGAAGAGAAGCCGGCGGTGGTCAGTTTCCATTTTGGCCTGCCGCCGCAACCGGCCGTCGATGCGCTCAAGGACGCCGGCATCGTCTTGCTGTGTTGCGTGACCAATCTGGCTGAGGCGCAGCAAGCGGAGAGCGCCGGTGTGCATGCGCTGGTGGCGCAAGGCTTCGAGGCCGGAGGGCATCGCGGGGTTTTCGACCCACAGCAAGACAGTGAGCTGGGCACGTTGGCCCTGGTGCGGATGCTGGTCGACGCGTGCCCGCTCCCTGTTATTGCGGCAGGCGGCATCATGGATGGCGCAGGCATCAAGGCTGTGATGCAATTGGGCGCCAGTGCTGCGCAGTTGGGCACGGCGTTTATCCTGTGCCCTGAATCGTCCGCCAACGTGGCTTATCGCGAGGCCTTGAAAGGCCCGCGCGCCCACCAGACAAGCGTTACCAGTGTGATTTCAGGGCGCCCGGCCCGTGGCATGGTCAACCGCAACTTCACCTCACTGCAGGCCGATACCACTGCGTTGCCCGACTATCCAATTGCCTACGACGCCAACAAAGCACTCAACGCGGCGGCAGCGGCCAAGGCCAACACGGCGTTCGCCGTGCAATGGGCCGGGCAGGGCGCACCGCTGGCACGGGAAATGCCGGCGGCAGCGTTGGTGAATTTGCTGGTGGCCCAAATGAAGTCCTGA
- a CDS encoding tautomerase family protein: MPLLKFDIIQGRNDEQLQTLLDGAHRAMVQAFDVPVSDRYQSVTQHRPGELVLHDTGLGYTRSANVVLLTVISRPRSREQKIAFYRLLAEQLRVDCDLSPDDLIVSLVENTDADWSFGGGRAQFLTGEL; the protein is encoded by the coding sequence ATGCCATTGCTCAAGTTCGACATCATCCAGGGCCGTAACGATGAACAACTGCAAACCCTGCTAGATGGGGCGCACCGGGCCATGGTCCAGGCGTTTGACGTTCCCGTCAGTGATCGCTACCAAAGCGTCACGCAACACCGTCCGGGGGAACTGGTGCTGCACGACACGGGATTGGGCTACACACGCTCAGCCAATGTGGTGTTGCTGACGGTTATTTCCCGACCGCGCTCAAGGGAGCAGAAGATCGCGTTTTATCGGTTGTTGGCCGAGCAACTGCGAGTCGACTGTGACCTGTCGCCCGATGACCTGATTGTCTCGCTGGTGGAAAACACCGATGCGGACTGGTCGTTCGGAGGTGGCCGGGCGCAATTCCTGACCGGGGAGCTTTAG
- a CDS encoding NADP-dependent glyceraldehyde-3-phosphate dehydrogenase, with protein sequence MTTANILCNLFPEAGSIPEKYRLDGPTEQREYLVDGVLKTWPGPLAQVRSPVYLSGANGDEQVILGSTPLLDAETALTALDAAVRAYDRGQGLWPTMRVAERIQHVETFLKHMREQRESVVKLLMWEIGKNLKDSEKEFDRTCDYIVDTINALKELDRRSSRFELEQDTLGQIRRVPLGVALCMGPYNYPLNETFTTLIPALIMGNTVVFKPAKLGVLLIRPLLEAFRDSFPAGVINVIYGSGRETVSALMASGKIDIFAFIGTNKAASDLKKLHPKPHRLRAALGLDAKNPGIVLPEVDLDNAVSEAVTGSLSFNGQRCTALKILFVHEDVVDAFIEKFNAKLAMLKPGMPWDSGVALTPLPESGKVDYLHLLVADAVAKGAKVVNPNGGEARASFFYPAVLYPVNPQMRVYQEEQFGPVVPIVPYRHLDTVIDYVLESDFGQQLSIFGTNPVAVGRLVDTFANQVGRINLNAQCQRGPDTYPFNGRKNSAEGTLSVHDALRVFSIRTLVATKFQEANKDLISEIISGRSSSFLTTDYIF encoded by the coding sequence ATGACCACAGCGAATATCCTTTGCAACCTGTTTCCCGAGGCCGGCAGCATCCCGGAAAAATACCGACTCGACGGCCCGACCGAACAGCGTGAATACCTGGTCGACGGCGTCCTGAAAACCTGGCCCGGCCCCCTCGCCCAGGTCCGCAGCCCGGTTTACCTCAGCGGCGCGAACGGTGATGAACAAGTGATCCTCGGCAGCACACCGCTGCTGGATGCCGAAACCGCACTGACCGCACTCGACGCCGCCGTCCGTGCGTATGACCGAGGCCAGGGTTTGTGGCCGACCATGCGCGTGGCCGAGCGTATCCAGCACGTCGAAACGTTCCTGAAGCACATGCGCGAGCAGCGCGAGTCGGTGGTCAAGTTGCTGATGTGGGAAATCGGCAAGAACCTCAAGGACTCGGAGAAAGAGTTCGACCGCACCTGCGATTACATCGTCGACACCATCAACGCCCTCAAGGAACTCGATCGCCGCTCCAGCCGTTTCGAACTGGAGCAGGACACCCTTGGCCAGATCCGCCGCGTACCGCTGGGTGTGGCCTTGTGCATGGGCCCCTACAACTATCCGCTGAACGAAACCTTCACCACACTGATCCCGGCGCTGATCATGGGCAATACCGTGGTGTTCAAGCCGGCCAAACTCGGCGTGCTGCTGATCCGTCCGCTGCTCGAAGCGTTCCGCGACAGCTTCCCGGCCGGGGTGATCAACGTGATCTACGGCAGCGGTCGCGAGACCGTCAGCGCACTGATGGCCAGCGGCAAAATCGATATTTTTGCGTTTATCGGCACCAACAAGGCTGCCAGCGACCTTAAGAAACTGCATCCAAAACCGCACCGCTTGCGTGCGGCGCTGGGTCTGGATGCGAAGAATCCCGGAATCGTCCTGCCAGAGGTGGATCTGGATAACGCGGTTAGCGAGGCGGTCACCGGTTCGTTGTCTTTTAATGGTCAGCGCTGCACTGCACTGAAAATTCTCTTCGTCCATGAAGACGTCGTGGATGCTTTCATCGAAAAATTCAACGCCAAACTCGCCATGCTCAAACCCGGCATGCCGTGGGACAGCGGCGTGGCCCTGACGCCGCTGCCGGAATCGGGCAAGGTCGATTACCTTCATTTGCTGGTGGCGGATGCCGTCGCCAAAGGCGCGAAAGTGGTGAATCCCAACGGTGGCGAGGCTCGCGCGTCGTTCTTCTACCCGGCGGTGTTGTACCCGGTGAACCCGCAGATGCGCGTCTACCAGGAAGAACAGTTCGGCCCGGTGGTGCCGATCGTGCCGTACCGGCATCTGGACACGGTGATCGACTACGTCCTGGAATCGGACTTCGGCCAGCAGTTGAGCATCTTCGGCACCAATCCCGTCGCGGTCGGCCGACTGGTCGACACCTTTGCCAATCAGGTTGGGCGCATCAACCTCAACGCCCAGTGCCAGCGCGGCCCCGACACCTACCCCTTCAATGGTCGCAAGAACTCCGCCGAGGGCACCTTGTCGGTGCATGACGCGTTGCGGGTGTTTTCGATCCGGACTCTAGTGGCGACCAAGTTTCAGGAAGCCAACAAGGACTTGATCAGCGAGATCATCAGCGGCCGCAGTTCGAGTTTCCTGACCACCGATTACATTTTCTGA
- a CDS encoding DMT family transporter — protein sequence MDKTIRRGTFEMSAAMLISGTIGWFVLVSGQPVLDVVFWRCLFGAGTLLLICAAFGFLRSGILTRTTFLLAVVSGVAIVGNWVLLFASYSRASIAIGTAVYNVQPFMLVGLAAVFLNEKITLQKMAWLGVSFLGMLAIVSAHGGQGESGNEYLVGIVLALGAAFLYAIAALIIKRLTGTPPHLIALIQVSTGVLLLAPFAHFSALPQAPSAWASLVTLGIVHTGVMYVLLYGAIQKLPTALTGALSFIYPIAAIFVDWFAFGHRLEPLQWIGVAAILLAAAGMQQGWSLKFRRSVTQ from the coding sequence ATGGACAAGACAATACGTCGCGGCACGTTCGAAATGAGCGCCGCCATGCTTATCTCGGGGACCATCGGCTGGTTCGTGCTGGTGTCCGGGCAACCGGTACTGGATGTGGTGTTCTGGCGCTGCCTGTTCGGTGCCGGCACGCTGCTGCTGATCTGTGCAGCATTCGGTTTCCTGCGTTCCGGCATCCTGACCCGCACTACCTTCCTGCTGGCCGTGGTCAGCGGGGTGGCGATTGTCGGCAACTGGGTGCTGTTGTTCGCCTCTTATTCCCGCGCTTCGATTGCCATCGGCACGGCGGTTTATAACGTGCAGCCATTTATGTTGGTGGGGTTGGCCGCAGTGTTCCTCAACGAAAAAATCACCCTGCAGAAAATGGCCTGGCTGGGTGTTTCGTTTCTGGGAATGCTGGCGATTGTCAGTGCCCATGGCGGGCAGGGCGAGAGTGGTAACGAGTACCTGGTCGGCATTGTTCTGGCGCTGGGTGCTGCGTTTCTTTACGCAATTGCGGCGTTGATCATCAAACGCCTGACCGGCACACCGCCGCATCTGATCGCCCTGATTCAAGTCAGCACCGGCGTGTTGTTGCTGGCGCCATTCGCGCACTTTTCTGCTTTGCCACAGGCACCGAGTGCGTGGGCCAGCCTGGTGACGTTGGGGATCGTCCACACCGGCGTGATGTACGTGCTGCTATATGGCGCAATTCAGAAACTGCCGACGGCATTGACTGGTGCGCTGTCATTTATCTACCCGATTGCGGCGATTTTCGTCGACTGGTTCGCCTTCGGCCATCGTCTGGAACCGCTGCAATGGATCGGCGTAGCGGCGATCCTGCTGGCGGCAGCCGGCATGCAACAGGGCTGGAGCCTGAAGTTTCGTCGCTCGGTTACCCAATAA
- a CDS encoding MOSC domain-containing protein → MELHGIVGDQHGDTRVHGGPEKAVHQYAAQNYELLAKAFPDSASQLVAGSLGENISAFEFHECNVHIGDVLRIGSCVLQVSQPRSPCWKINHRFDAEYMSMFVAKERISGWYYRVLQPGFIQAGDLIELLERHTERFSIDQFWQVQLAHRPAIDDLLALAAAHGLAEDWKRRLSERAKYLQKRADNVN, encoded by the coding sequence GTGGAACTGCATGGAATTGTCGGCGACCAGCACGGCGATACCCGCGTGCACGGTGGCCCGGAAAAGGCAGTTCATCAGTATGCGGCGCAGAATTACGAGCTTTTGGCAAAGGCGTTTCCCGACAGTGCCTCGCAACTGGTGGCGGGCAGCCTGGGTGAGAATATTTCCGCGTTCGAATTCCATGAATGCAATGTGCACATTGGTGATGTCTTGCGTATTGGCAGCTGCGTGTTGCAGGTCTCCCAGCCGCGCAGTCCCTGCTGGAAGATCAACCATCGTTTTGACGCCGAGTACATGTCGATGTTTGTCGCCAAGGAGCGCATTAGCGGTTGGTACTACCGCGTGCTTCAACCGGGGTTTATCCAGGCCGGGGATCTGATCGAACTTCTGGAACGACACACCGAGCGTTTCTCGATCGACCAGTTCTGGCAGGTGCAGTTGGCGCACCGGCCGGCGATCGACGATTTGCTGGCGCTGGCGGCTGCACACGGTCTGGCCGAGGACTGGAAGCGACGCCTGTCCGAGCGAGCGAAGTACCTGCAAAAACGTGCTGACAACGTTAACTGA